The following coding sequences lie in one Mycobacterium gordonae genomic window:
- a CDS encoding cytochrome c biogenesis CcdA family protein, translating into MNHALIGLAFAAGLVAALNPCGFAMLPAYLLLVVRGRQSVSPVAAVGRALAATLGMALGFLTVFGVFGALTISAASTVQRYLPYVTVAIGVVLLALGIWLLSGRELTLPAPFGPRWAPTARLGSLYAYGVSYAVASLSCTVGPFLAVTGAGLRGGSVLDGVAVYGAYVAGLTLVVGALAIAAATTRSTLVARTRAVLPFVSRISGALLLLVGAYVSYYGWYEVRLLGANASPEDAVIAAAGRLQGPLAGWVHEHGGWPWALVLVIALASALVGAWWRRRRGADNTRTW; encoded by the coding sequence GTGAACCACGCCCTGATCGGCTTGGCCTTCGCCGCCGGACTGGTGGCCGCGCTGAATCCGTGTGGCTTCGCCATGCTGCCTGCCTACCTGCTGCTGGTGGTGCGAGGACGGCAATCGGTGAGCCCGGTCGCTGCCGTCGGCCGGGCGCTTGCCGCGACCCTGGGCATGGCGCTCGGCTTCCTGACCGTCTTCGGCGTGTTCGGCGCCCTGACCATCTCGGCGGCATCCACCGTGCAGCGCTACCTGCCCTACGTGACGGTGGCGATCGGTGTCGTGCTGCTCGCGTTGGGTATCTGGCTGCTCTCGGGCCGGGAGCTGACGCTGCCGGCGCCGTTCGGCCCACGCTGGGCTCCGACCGCGCGGCTGGGTTCTCTCTACGCGTACGGCGTGAGTTACGCGGTCGCGTCGCTGTCGTGCACCGTCGGGCCGTTCCTGGCGGTCACCGGGGCCGGACTGCGCGGCGGCTCGGTGCTCGACGGCGTGGCGGTCTACGGCGCCTACGTGGCCGGGTTGACGCTGGTCGTCGGGGCCTTGGCGATCGCCGCGGCAACGACGCGCTCGACGCTGGTCGCCAGGACGCGGGCGGTCCTGCCGTTCGTCTCCCGCATCAGCGGTGCGCTGCTGCTCCTGGTGGGCGCCTACGTCAGTTATTACGGCTGGTACGAGGTGCGATTGCTCGGCGCGAATGCCAGCCCCGAAGACGCCGTCATCGCCGCAGCCGGCCGCTTGCAGGGGCCGCTGGCCGGCTGGGTGCACGAGCATGGCGGCTGGCCATGGGCCCTGGTGCTGGTAATCGCATTGGCAAGCGCGCTCGTTGGCGCCTGGTGGCGCCGACGGCGCGGCGCCGATAACACCAGAACGTGGTAA
- a CDS encoding protein disulfide oxidoreductase yields the protein MKSLFPLKMFTAAAAVALILGLAAAPRATAADDRLNFTGTTLGGAPFNGASLQGKPAVLWFWTPFCPFCNAEAPGLSQVAAANPGVTFVGIAAHSDVGQMQGFVSKYGLNFTNLNDADGAIWARYNVPWQPAWVFYRADGSSTFVNNTTSALSQQDLQGRVAALTS from the coding sequence ATGAAATCGCTTTTCCCGCTGAAAATGTTCACCGCCGCAGCCGCGGTGGCCCTGATACTCGGCCTGGCCGCCGCTCCGCGCGCAACCGCCGCCGACGACCGCCTCAATTTCACCGGCACCACGCTCGGCGGCGCCCCGTTCAACGGAGCCAGCCTGCAGGGCAAGCCCGCGGTGTTGTGGTTCTGGACGCCGTTCTGCCCGTTCTGCAATGCCGAAGCTCCCGGCCTGAGCCAGGTCGCGGCCGCGAACCCGGGCGTCACCTTCGTCGGCATCGCCGCGCATTCGGACGTCGGGCAGATGCAGGGGTTCGTCTCCAAGTACGGCCTGAACTTCACCAACCTCAACGACGCCGACGGCGCGATCTGGGCACGCTACAACGTGCCGTGGCAGCCGGCGTGGGTGTTCTACCGTGCCGACGGATCCTCCACGTTCGTCAACAACACCACCTCGGCCCTATCGCAGCAGGACCTGCAGGGCCGGGTCGCCGCGCTGACGTCCTGA